In one window of Mobiluncus massiliensis DNA:
- a CDS encoding hemagglutinin, whose product MPQRPSRGAYPSAGASVRVKRRKGGFFRALLVILGLALVALGLGGALAAAGIHFFASTEEPASPTATRPVAPALDLSGFDPGNIISDAVFYDYQSMSQADIENFIRDKNAGCVSLSTPCLADYTEDTIDVPASPRCEGYQGAPGESAGTIIYKTAQSCKINPQVLLVLLQKEQGLLTASDYNLSPSRYEVATGFACPDGGNCDPQYFGFGTQVYYAAAQFQRYRQNPAQFPFRTGIANNIPYSPQDSCGSAPVVLANQATTALYNYTPYQPDPALLSGTPGECSSYGNANFYGIFKAWFGDSRR is encoded by the coding sequence ATGCCCCAGCGTCCCTCCCGTGGAGCCTACCCGTCCGCGGGTGCTTCCGTACGAGTGAAGCGACGCAAGGGTGGGTTTTTTCGTGCCCTCCTGGTGATTTTGGGTCTAGCCTTGGTCGCACTCGGCTTGGGTGGAGCTTTGGCTGCGGCGGGGATTCATTTTTTTGCCAGTACTGAGGAACCGGCTTCTCCAACGGCGACCCGTCCCGTGGCTCCCGCCCTTGACCTGTCTGGATTCGACCCCGGAAACATTATTTCTGACGCGGTTTTCTACGATTACCAATCCATGAGCCAAGCGGATATAGAGAACTTTATTCGCGACAAGAACGCGGGGTGCGTGAGTCTTTCCACCCCCTGTTTGGCTGACTACACCGAGGACACTATTGACGTTCCCGCTTCGCCGCGCTGTGAAGGCTACCAAGGGGCACCGGGAGAATCCGCGGGAACAATCATCTATAAAACCGCCCAATCGTGCAAGATTAATCCTCAGGTCCTGCTGGTGTTGCTGCAGAAGGAACAGGGTTTGCTCACGGCCTCGGATTACAACTTGTCCCCGAGCCGCTATGAGGTCGCAACGGGGTTTGCCTGCCCTGACGGGGGGAATTGTGACCCGCAATACTTTGGTTTTGGAACCCAGGTTTATTATGCTGCGGCTCAATTTCAGCGCTATCGGCAAAACCCCGCGCAGTTCCCTTTCCGCACCGGGATCGCCAACAATATCCCCTACTCCCCTCAGGACAGCTGCGGTTCGGCTCCAGTGGTTTTGGCTAACCAGGCTACCACGGCGCTTTACAACTACACGCCCTACCAGCCGGATCCTGCTTTGCTAAGCGGGACGCCCGGCGAATGCTCCAGTTACGGAAACGCGAATTTTTACGGGATTTTTAAGGCCTGGTTCGGGGATTCACGTCGATAA
- the hrpA gene encoding ATP-dependent RNA helicase HrpA, translated as MSLELSYPSDLPLSAARPQILAALREYQVVVISGATGSGKTTQLPKMCLEVGRGTRGMIGHTQPRRLAARTVASRIASELGQSLGSTVGYQVRFRQTLGPDTQIKLMTDGILLAEISHDPLLKQYDALIIDEAHERSLNIDFILGYLQRLVVKRPDLLVIITSATIDSERFATAFGPDTPIIEVAGRTYPVEVRYRPLVDVDDGYSGPLTADTAGEDLTRTETGEIDQVTGILRAVDELCREGPGDILVFLAGERDIRDTAQALQGHLGRRYVAPGQRTSVPGAVEVLPLYSRLSEAEQKRVFAPHPYRRVVLATNVAETSLTVPGIVYVIDPGVARISRYSNKTRVQRLPIEPISQASANQRKGRCGRVAPGVCIRLYSEADFLSRPAYTEPESQRTSLSAVILQMAALGLGEVADFPFLDPPSPRSVTDGVTELSQLGALDTRKKPARLTRLGRKLSRFPLDPRLARILIEADHLGVIDPAVVVVAALAMQDVRERPSERRAEADLAHARFEDERSDFLSYLKLWSYLQDRIETLSSSAFRRLCSREFLHFLRVREWIDLVAELRGMCRDVGIKTREIKVVDLDQVDVESLHQAILSGMLTQIGFWSETKREYHGAHGTRFVVWPGSGLSRKHYDWVMAAELVETSRLFARTVARVEPEWIEQAGRYLLTRTYFDPYWSTRFGCAMIHERVSLFGMVLSADRSVPLASLRDTVVEGTPARSLARELFIRHGIVRGEWRSVYPFREDNQRRLEMAAEARRRRQIPGEVDPYTLEKWLETRIDPAVTSGAAFEAWWKNQRLEHPDWLEYPWDLLVPDSGENADQFPDFWPAGEHLLPLAYTFSGKRGPTPEAANQRDLPHNKGKKSKKTKEREIDTVDLPEGVTIIIDEAILESLDSRGFDWPIPGALRDYLLACVKALPKSVRKYVVPAANFVDEILPRFERFVNEPPHQRPDFDEIFTQSVAAVRQVDLTETDLTAMHAALEESQRNHFAIVGRGGKVLDLGDDFQALRDRLIVKTTQEQGKVWAQQEAEKAKVERPRDFAQQLSQALSLTETRVSTRWRGAEAAALAASPYPSTSALIDAAQSAAGRALVAEYLAEGHSLTDDTDLAELQEWAIDRYEDQVYRILQAVAAAMQAQGELEQQLRGATGSALAATKADIVNHVNQLVGGDFLVRTPAKWLAQLARYLRADALRLDKARRNSAGDAQLAARFAEVATAFETAVKAAEARPFNAETHHRLQELRWLLEEYRVQTFAQQLGTIEKVSAKRINKQISALK; from the coding sequence ATGTCCCTAGAGTTGTCCTACCCTTCCGATTTGCCCCTCAGCGCGGCAAGACCGCAGATTCTCGCTGCCTTGCGTGAGTATCAAGTCGTTGTTATCAGCGGAGCCACCGGAAGCGGAAAGACCACCCAGCTGCCGAAAATGTGCCTGGAAGTAGGCCGGGGTACGCGGGGCATGATTGGCCATACCCAGCCGCGCCGCCTGGCAGCCCGGACCGTCGCCTCGCGAATTGCCTCCGAATTGGGTCAATCACTAGGTTCCACGGTTGGTTACCAGGTGCGGTTTCGCCAAACCTTGGGTCCCGACACGCAAATCAAACTGATGACCGATGGGATTTTGCTGGCCGAAATCAGCCACGATCCACTGCTGAAACAATACGATGCATTGATTATTGATGAGGCTCACGAAAGGTCTTTGAACATTGACTTTATCCTGGGCTATTTGCAGCGTCTGGTGGTGAAGCGCCCCGACCTGTTGGTAATTATTACTTCTGCCACCATTGATTCCGAACGTTTTGCCACGGCTTTTGGACCAGATACCCCCATTATCGAAGTCGCGGGCCGAACATATCCAGTAGAGGTCAGATATCGCCCCTTGGTTGACGTGGATGACGGATACTCGGGACCACTTACGGCCGACACTGCCGGTGAGGACCTCACAAGAACGGAAACTGGTGAGATTGACCAGGTCACCGGCATTTTGCGGGCGGTGGATGAACTATGCCGGGAAGGGCCCGGAGACATTTTGGTTTTCTTGGCTGGCGAGCGCGATATTCGCGATACGGCTCAGGCTCTGCAGGGACATCTGGGGCGCCGTTACGTGGCTCCCGGTCAGCGGACCTCAGTTCCGGGGGCGGTGGAAGTCTTGCCGCTCTATTCCCGGCTCAGCGAGGCGGAACAAAAGCGCGTGTTTGCCCCGCACCCATACCGGCGGGTAGTCCTCGCTACGAACGTAGCTGAAACATCCTTGACAGTTCCGGGCATTGTTTATGTGATTGACCCCGGAGTGGCACGAATTTCCCGCTATTCAAACAAGACTCGCGTGCAGCGCCTGCCTATCGAACCCATCTCGCAAGCCTCCGCCAACCAGCGAAAAGGGCGCTGCGGCCGGGTGGCTCCGGGAGTGTGCATTCGCCTGTATTCCGAAGCGGATTTTTTGTCTCGCCCCGCCTATACCGAGCCTGAAAGTCAACGCACTTCGCTGTCCGCGGTGATTTTGCAGATGGCAGCCCTGGGGTTGGGCGAAGTGGCAGATTTTCCGTTCCTGGATCCGCCCTCGCCCCGCTCCGTTACGGATGGGGTGACGGAACTGAGCCAACTGGGAGCGTTAGATACCCGAAAGAAACCCGCTCGACTGACCCGCCTGGGACGCAAACTTTCCCGGTTTCCTCTCGACCCGCGCTTGGCCCGTATCCTCATCGAAGCGGACCATCTCGGAGTCATCGACCCCGCGGTCGTGGTCGTGGCCGCGTTGGCGATGCAAGACGTGCGGGAACGACCCAGCGAACGCCGGGCAGAAGCCGACCTCGCCCACGCCCGTTTTGAAGACGAGCGTTCGGATTTCTTAAGCTATCTGAAACTATGGAGTTACCTGCAAGACCGGATTGAAACTCTGTCCTCCAGCGCATTTCGGCGGTTGTGCAGCCGGGAGTTTTTGCATTTCCTCCGGGTGAGGGAGTGGATCGACCTGGTGGCAGAACTGCGCGGAATGTGCCGTGACGTTGGGATAAAAACTAGGGAAATCAAGGTAGTAGATCTTGACCAGGTTGACGTCGAGAGCCTGCACCAAGCCATCTTAAGTGGGATGCTCACCCAGATTGGGTTCTGGTCAGAGACAAAAAGGGAATATCACGGGGCGCACGGGACTCGATTCGTGGTGTGGCCGGGTTCGGGGTTGAGCCGCAAACACTACGACTGGGTTATGGCTGCTGAGTTGGTAGAAACGTCGCGACTGTTTGCCCGGACTGTGGCACGGGTCGAACCTGAATGGATTGAACAGGCGGGACGTTACCTGTTGACGCGGACTTATTTCGATCCCTACTGGTCCACACGTTTCGGGTGCGCCATGATTCACGAGCGGGTTAGCTTGTTCGGGATGGTTCTCAGCGCGGATCGCTCCGTCCCGTTGGCTTCCCTGCGGGATACGGTGGTGGAAGGGACACCGGCCCGGAGCCTGGCGCGGGAATTGTTCATTCGTCACGGAATTGTGCGCGGCGAATGGCGTTCGGTCTATCCCTTTAGGGAAGACAATCAGCGCCGGCTAGAGATGGCTGCCGAAGCGCGGCGGCGGCGCCAAATTCCTGGCGAAGTCGATCCCTATACCTTGGAAAAATGGCTGGAAACGCGCATTGACCCCGCCGTTACCTCAGGAGCCGCCTTCGAGGCGTGGTGGAAAAATCAGCGTCTCGAGCACCCGGATTGGTTGGAATACCCCTGGGATTTATTGGTGCCAGATAGCGGAGAAAATGCCGACCAATTCCCCGATTTTTGGCCGGCGGGCGAGCACCTGCTACCGCTGGCCTACACATTTTCAGGTAAGCGCGGACCGACCCCCGAAGCGGCGAATCAGCGTGACTTACCACACAATAAAGGGAAAAAATCTAAGAAAACCAAGGAACGTGAGATTGACACGGTTGACCTTCCAGAAGGGGTCACCATCATCATCGATGAGGCAATCTTAGAGTCTCTAGATTCTCGGGGCTTCGATTGGCCGATTCCCGGAGCGCTGCGCGATTACCTGCTGGCTTGCGTCAAAGCCCTGCCGAAATCCGTGCGGAAGTACGTGGTGCCCGCGGCAAACTTCGTTGACGAGATCCTGCCCCGGTTTGAGCGTTTTGTAAACGAACCTCCCCACCAGCGTCCCGACTTTGACGAAATCTTTACCCAGAGCGTAGCCGCGGTTCGCCAAGTCGACCTGACCGAGACGGACTTAACCGCCATGCATGCGGCTTTGGAAGAAAGCCAGCGAAATCACTTCGCGATTGTGGGACGCGGCGGGAAAGTTCTGGATTTGGGAGACGACTTCCAGGCTCTGCGTGACCGCTTGATTGTGAAAACCACCCAGGAACAGGGCAAAGTCTGGGCGCAACAGGAAGCCGAAAAAGCTAAAGTTGAGCGGCCCAGAGATTTTGCCCAGCAACTCAGTCAAGCCCTAAGCCTCACGGAGACACGAGTATCGACCCGGTGGCGAGGAGCGGAAGCGGCGGCTTTGGCCGCGTCCCCCTATCCCTCCACTTCAGCGCTGATAGATGCGGCACAAAGCGCGGCGGGCCGGGCTTTGGTGGCGGAATACCTGGCGGAAGGACATTCCCTCACAGACGATACGGACCTGGCTGAACTGCAAGAATGGGCTATTGACCGTTACGAGGACCAGGTCTATAGAATCCTGCAAGCCGTTGCTGCCGCGATGCAGGCGCAAGGGGAGCTCGAGCAGCAATTGCGAGGGGCCACCGGCTCTGCCCTCGCCGCCACCAAAGCAGATATTGTAAACCATGTAAACCAATTGGTAGGCGGCGACTTCTTGGTGAGGACGCCTGCCAAATGGCTGGCTCAGCTGGCCCGTTACCTGCGGGCAGATGCCCTACGATTGGACAAGGCCCGGCGTAACTCTGCTGGTGACGCCCAGTTAGCTGCACGTTTCGCGGAAGTTGCGACGGCCTTTGAGACAGCGGTGAAGGCGGCGGAGGCTCGCCCCTTTAACGCCGAGACCCATCACCGTTTACAGGAGTTACGTTGGCTGCTGGAGGAGTACCGGGTACAGACCTTTGCCCAGCAACTCGGCACGATTGAAAAGGTGTCTGCCAAACGGATAAATAAGCAAATCTCGGCGCTCAAATAA
- a CDS encoding VIT1/CCC1 family protein, with product MNSQNLPEPTPEQIKRWRRYLAEERDEAKIYRAIAKKRQGINREILLELADAEKRHEDYWLAQLGTHAEPAPRSPWYIRLLQGLAIKIGSIFVLAMMQRSEERGTYDVDADATPQMAADEHLHSEVVRALAARSRARFSGRARAMVFGINDGLVSNLALVAGIAGTGVPVSIILVTGLTGLVAGALSMAAGEYISITSQRELLESSQPNPDVKQRLPMLDRAANELKLLFMARGDNPEEAAAHAVLALETIDAQLQSRTLSKTATPDSLEGASQSESRDETTAGDNDTTTPSASRMSTEEFKETDDYPLALAFEEAPSGELEAIGSGPQAALSSFLAFTLGAFIPLIPFLLGFSGIPAISAAVVLVGLILLMIGGTIGILSGKPPFLRALRQAAIGIGAAVVTYLLGLAAGGAFSL from the coding sequence ATGAACTCACAGAACCTCCCCGAACCCACTCCGGAACAAATTAAGCGCTGGCGGCGCTATCTCGCCGAGGAACGTGACGAAGCGAAAATCTACCGTGCCATCGCTAAAAAACGCCAGGGCATCAATCGCGAGATTCTGTTGGAACTGGCGGATGCCGAAAAGCGTCACGAGGATTACTGGCTGGCGCAACTCGGCACTCACGCCGAGCCAGCCCCACGCAGCCCCTGGTATATCCGGCTACTGCAGGGTCTGGCCATCAAGATAGGCTCTATTTTTGTTTTGGCGATGATGCAACGCTCCGAAGAACGCGGCACTTACGATGTCGATGCGGATGCCACTCCGCAGATGGCGGCCGATGAGCACCTGCATTCTGAAGTGGTTCGCGCTTTGGCGGCTCGCTCCCGAGCCCGTTTTTCCGGACGTGCCCGCGCCATGGTTTTCGGAATCAATGATGGCTTGGTATCCAATCTCGCTCTCGTGGCGGGCATCGCTGGTACGGGAGTTCCGGTGTCAATAATTCTGGTCACGGGGCTAACCGGGTTGGTGGCAGGAGCCCTGTCGATGGCTGCGGGGGAATACATTTCCATCACGTCTCAACGCGAGTTGTTGGAATCTTCGCAGCCTAACCCGGATGTGAAACAGCGTCTGCCCATGTTGGACCGCGCCGCTAATGAGCTGAAACTCCTGTTTATGGCCCGAGGTGACAATCCTGAGGAGGCAGCTGCACACGCAGTTTTGGCCTTGGAAACCATTGATGCACAGCTACAGTCACGCACGCTGTCTAAAACGGCTACTCCAGATTCCTTGGAAGGCGCCAGTCAGAGCGAATCCAGGGACGAAACGACCGCTGGAGACAACGACACCACCACCCCTTCTGCGTCAAGAATGTCAACTGAAGAATTCAAAGAAACAGACGACTATCCCCTCGCCTTAGCCTTTGAGGAAGCTCCCTCTGGGGAGCTGGAGGCGATTGGCTCCGGACCCCAGGCGGCCCTGTCCTCTTTTTTGGCTTTCACCTTGGGGGCATTCATTCCCCTGATTCCCTTTCTCCTCGGATTCAGCGGAATCCCCGCTATTAGCGCCGCAGTTGTACTGGTCGGACTCATTTTGCTGATGATTGGTGGAACGATTGGCATTCTGTCTGGTAAACCGCCGTTTTTGCGAGCTTTACGGCAGGCTGCTATCGGTATCGGTGCTGCAGTTGTCACTTACCTTCTGGGTCTCGCCGCCGGGGGAGCTTTTTCACTGTAA
- a CDS encoding cell wall-binding repeat-containing protein, translated as MNTLHGERHLFRHFGGTCLAVFSLAGLALAGFGLSPAYGQDSDSTPAVQSEFTSAVVGFKPGMIISDEVFYNPNTMDANAIQQFLNAKGRACQPGVDTITIPAPQDQPDAQPTTQEITIPCLKDYVLDTPDRPADAYCRGAYQGAEGESAAQIIWKVSQACQINPQVLLVTLQKEQSLITASDKALKLSRYQKAMGYGCPDTAPCDTQYYGFFNQVYQAAHRFQYYKKHPTKFRHRAGRVNDLLYHPSRNQDGSYKCGTAPIFIENQATAGLYNYTPYTPNEAALAAGGGLGDKCSSYGNRNFYRFFTSWFGSAGSSNAVPSLRISGASRIETAAGISARAFPGGSQRVYLARSDMPIDALAGGILPDGPVLLVPINGPIPSAVTREINRLKATTVVALGGPGAIPDAVLANAAQGRQTSRIFGPDRYATAIAISHHAFPQGAKRIYIADGVGANGAGSPDAVVGGTLSDGPVLIVNPRSPETWKYVASEVSDLHVSEVVGLGGPGVLPQQALTTIAAQSGANVSRLAGADRYGTAAAISAHAYPAIARLDENGAPTVSDYVAYIARGDNFADALVAGALRDGPVLLVPSRTNQAPAPVANYLGSLHPNTIIALGGLGAVHPDTVEAVVAATKSGLQ; from the coding sequence GTGAACACACTTCACGGCGAACGACATCTTTTTCGTCATTTTGGGGGTACTTGCCTGGCGGTTTTCTCGCTGGCAGGTTTGGCTCTCGCCGGTTTTGGTCTGAGCCCGGCTTACGGGCAAGACTCGGATTCCACCCCCGCGGTCCAATCCGAGTTCACCTCTGCGGTCGTAGGGTTTAAACCCGGAATGATTATTTCCGATGAGGTTTTTTACAACCCGAACACTATGGACGCCAACGCTATTCAGCAGTTCTTGAACGCGAAAGGGCGGGCTTGCCAGCCAGGTGTAGACACGATTACCATCCCGGCTCCCCAAGATCAGCCAGATGCTCAGCCCACCACGCAAGAAATCACCATTCCCTGCCTCAAAGACTACGTTTTGGATACCCCGGATCGTCCGGCTGATGCCTATTGCCGTGGCGCCTATCAAGGAGCCGAAGGCGAGAGCGCCGCGCAAATCATCTGGAAAGTCAGCCAGGCTTGCCAGATTAACCCCCAGGTATTACTGGTGACTCTGCAAAAAGAACAGAGCCTGATTACCGCTTCGGATAAGGCTTTGAAACTGTCGCGATACCAGAAGGCTATGGGTTACGGCTGCCCGGATACGGCCCCGTGCGACACCCAGTACTACGGATTCTTTAATCAGGTTTATCAGGCGGCGCACCGTTTCCAGTACTATAAAAAACATCCGACAAAATTCCGTCATCGTGCCGGGCGAGTCAATGACCTGCTGTATCACCCGTCTCGGAATCAGGATGGCTCCTACAAGTGCGGAACTGCTCCAATTTTCATTGAAAACCAAGCAACCGCGGGGCTGTACAACTACACTCCTTACACCCCGAATGAGGCGGCCCTGGCCGCCGGAGGTGGCCTGGGAGACAAGTGCTCCAGCTACGGAAATCGCAACTTTTATCGCTTCTTTACGTCCTGGTTTGGTTCTGCCGGTTCGTCTAATGCGGTTCCCTCGCTGCGAATTTCGGGCGCTAGTCGAATTGAGACCGCGGCGGGAATCTCGGCTCGGGCCTTTCCCGGTGGTTCGCAACGGGTTTATTTAGCTCGTTCAGATATGCCCATTGATGCTTTAGCGGGCGGGATTCTGCCTGATGGTCCGGTGTTGCTGGTTCCCATCAACGGTCCCATTCCCTCTGCAGTTACTCGGGAAATCAACCGGCTGAAAGCCACCACGGTGGTGGCTCTAGGCGGGCCGGGAGCAATTCCTGATGCGGTCCTGGCAAACGCGGCGCAAGGACGTCAAACTTCGCGGATTTTCGGTCCTGATCGATACGCCACCGCTATCGCAATCTCACACCATGCGTTCCCACAGGGCGCCAAGCGGATTTATATTGCCGATGGCGTGGGGGCTAACGGGGCTGGTTCTCCCGATGCGGTCGTGGGGGGAACTCTGAGCGATGGTCCGGTTTTGATAGTCAACCCGCGCAGTCCCGAGACGTGGAAGTACGTGGCTTCTGAAGTTTCTGACCTGCACGTTTCCGAAGTCGTTGGTTTGGGTGGGCCCGGTGTTCTCCCGCAGCAAGCTCTAACCACAATCGCGGCTCAATCGGGGGCGAACGTCTCTCGTCTGGCTGGGGCGGACCGTTACGGTACCGCGGCAGCTATCTCAGCTCATGCCTATCCCGCGATAGCGCGGCTAGATGAGAACGGTGCGCCAACCGTGAGCGATTATGTCGCTTACATTGCTCGCGGCGATAACTTTGCGGATGCATTGGTGGCTGGAGCTTTGCGAGACGGTCCGGTGCTGCTGGTACCTTCCCGTACCAACCAAGCCCCCGCTCCGGTGGCGAACTATCTGGGCAGCTTACATCCCAACACGATTATTGCTCTGGGCGGTTTAGGAGCAGTGCATCCCGACACCGTTGAAGCTGTGGTAGCTGCGACCAAGTCTGGTTTACAATAA
- a CDS encoding HNH endonuclease family protein, whose translation MSGFSSIEPSTPKRRASIGDVVLVGCAALVWWALWPGAGPNLANFPTPGLRCPAGSTSANIGGSLRELCALTVRKDAGPGGYQRDMFGAGWMDRDGNGCDTRAEILARDFQSPRFADSAKPCRLTGGTFHDPYTGKTVQFETAPGSKVQIDHVVALGNAWKSGAWAWTKAQREAYANDPSVLLAADGPANQQKSDASADAWMPPNHNFRCAYARQQIDIKYRWNLTVTVAEKAALLSALARC comes from the coding sequence GTGAGCGGTTTCTCTAGTATCGAACCTTCGACGCCAAAGCGCCGAGCCAGTATCGGCGACGTCGTGTTGGTTGGCTGTGCGGCACTGGTTTGGTGGGCACTATGGCCTGGAGCAGGGCCGAATCTGGCGAATTTTCCCACCCCCGGTTTACGTTGCCCCGCCGGTTCCACCAGCGCGAATATCGGCGGTTCCCTGCGTGAACTATGTGCCCTGACGGTCCGTAAAGACGCTGGACCCGGCGGGTATCAGCGCGACATGTTCGGAGCGGGGTGGATGGATCGCGACGGGAATGGCTGCGATACCAGAGCAGAAATTTTGGCTCGGGACTTTCAATCCCCGCGTTTCGCGGACAGCGCCAAGCCGTGCCGGTTGACCGGGGGAACCTTTCACGATCCCTACACCGGTAAAACCGTGCAATTTGAAACAGCACCGGGCAGCAAAGTCCAGATTGACCACGTGGTGGCACTGGGCAATGCGTGGAAGTCCGGCGCTTGGGCCTGGACGAAAGCACAGCGGGAGGCTTATGCAAATGACCCGAGCGTGCTGCTGGCGGCAGACGGACCGGCTAACCAACAGAAATCAGACGCCTCTGCCGATGCCTGGATGCCTCCAAACCACAACTTCCGCTGCGCCTACGCCCGCCAACAAATCGACATCAAGTATCGGTGGAACCTGACGGTCACCGTTGCGGAAAAAGCCGCGTTGCTCTCTGCCCTGGCCAGATGCTAG
- a CDS encoding trimeric intracellular cation channel family protein — MLSAIFSFDAGLFPTTISAAAPVSFNDLLPQVFRVLDITGVFLNGILGGRLARQKHFDLVGFGVLAVVSALGGGIIRDIMLNNAPPVALTDKFYLTMALAGAVVAGLWKFDGKWSRRTLILFDALVLGIWAGTGTQKALSLGFDVIPSILMGVITAIGGGMVRDIAAGNVPMVFGGSSLYAIPAILASCADASFYKLGYPLTGMVAAALIGSTLTILASWRRWILPETHDWTISMTRQQWKSAQRARRIARGDYPDAKTKKLWKNQFSTGTTDEDGESSDSGTTLEK; from the coding sequence GTGCTGAGTGCTATATTCTCTTTCGATGCCGGCCTGTTTCCCACAACTATCTCGGCAGCAGCACCAGTTTCTTTCAATGACCTTTTACCCCAGGTGTTTCGAGTTCTCGACATTACCGGCGTTTTCCTAAACGGTATCCTCGGCGGCAGATTGGCTCGTCAAAAGCATTTTGACCTGGTTGGTTTCGGAGTTTTGGCAGTGGTTTCCGCTTTGGGTGGTGGCATCATCCGCGACATTATGCTGAACAATGCCCCTCCTGTAGCCCTGACCGACAAATTTTATTTGACCATGGCTTTGGCTGGGGCGGTGGTCGCCGGGTTATGGAAGTTTGATGGCAAATGGTCGCGGCGGACCCTCATTTTATTCGATGCTCTGGTGCTGGGAATCTGGGCTGGCACGGGGACTCAAAAGGCTCTGAGCTTGGGCTTCGACGTGATTCCGTCCATATTGATGGGTGTAATCACCGCTATCGGTGGAGGGATGGTGCGTGATATCGCTGCGGGCAATGTGCCGATGGTGTTCGGGGGAAGCAGCCTCTATGCCATCCCGGCTATCCTCGCTTCGTGTGCAGATGCCTCTTTCTACAAACTTGGATATCCCCTGACCGGTATGGTGGCAGCGGCTCTAATCGGCTCGACCCTCACCATCTTGGCTTCCTGGCGGCGCTGGATTCTACCTGAAACTCACGATTGGACGATTTCGATGACTCGCCAACAGTGGAAATCGGCACAGCGAGCTCGCCGAATCGCCCGTGGAGACTATCCAGATGCTAAGACAAAGAAGCTGTGGAAAAACCAGTTTTCCACAGGTACAACCGATGAGGATGGCGAAAGTAGCGACTCCGGTACCACACTTGAGAAGTGA
- a CDS encoding fructose transporter gives MVQTFSGTLDELLSDLATELKELADNGHVLRVVGFTGSPGVGKSEAVARLGKLLDGTVLGTQPLLAGIIPMDGFHKSNEVLQAEGLSDYKGRPDTFDVVGYLMALDRAHDAKTVVYAPGYDRQLGQAIAARYKVEREGVVLTEGNYLALQDGAWSLVREAIDLLIYLEASPEVTQARLVARHTHHGRTPEQALAWVQRVDEPNRLLVQSSQARADRIWNLPA, from the coding sequence ATGGTCCAGACATTCTCAGGTACCCTTGATGAACTGCTGAGCGATTTGGCCACGGAGCTAAAGGAACTGGCTGACAACGGACACGTCTTGCGTGTGGTTGGCTTTACCGGCTCCCCCGGAGTGGGGAAATCTGAGGCGGTAGCCAGGCTGGGGAAGTTGCTGGACGGAACTGTTTTGGGTACACAGCCGCTGTTGGCCGGCATCATTCCGATGGATGGCTTCCACAAGTCCAACGAAGTCCTACAAGCCGAGGGTCTCAGCGACTATAAAGGACGTCCGGACACTTTCGACGTAGTGGGCTACCTGATGGCTTTGGATCGGGCCCACGATGCCAAAACGGTGGTGTACGCCCCCGGATACGACCGCCAGCTTGGTCAAGCTATCGCGGCACGTTACAAAGTCGAACGAGAAGGTGTGGTACTTACGGAAGGCAACTACCTGGCGCTGCAAGACGGGGCGTGGTCCCTGGTTCGCGAGGCAATCGACCTGCTGATTTACTTGGAGGCTTCGCCGGAGGTAACGCAGGCTCGCCTAGTCGCTCGCCACACGCATCACGGCAGAACCCCGGAACAGGCGCTCGCTTGGGTGCAGCGGGTTGACGAACCGAACCGGTTGCTGGTCCAGAGTTCTCAAGCGCGGGCAGACCGCATTTGGAACCTGCCTGCGTGA